From the Salvelinus alpinus chromosome 12, SLU_Salpinus.1, whole genome shotgun sequence genome, the window TTAGCCTATTGTTATGCTAACGAGTGCCTCATGTTAATTGTCTGGTGGGGTGTGTGTAATTAACTGAGGTTCTTAGGAACTCTTATCAAGGAGGGGATCTGGGTCAGACGGACGTTCTAATGCTATTCTATATGCTCTTTTAAACCTAGCTGAataggttaatttgcatattCCTAGGGGGCATTTATTTGGAGCAGTAGTGTTTCCCCCAGTTTTTTCTTGGTGGGTTGGAGAACTCTCAGAATCAGCATCAAGACCTGCCAAATGAGCATCTTCTATTGAAACCAGTGTCACTCAATCCCagtcagtctctttctctcctttccacTGTCCTCTTATTTTCTCTCCTTCTTTTCCCTCACCCCTCTCGCCCATCTTCCCTCTCTAccttttccccctccctctctccccctctccctctaggTGACCTCTCTGGGAGTAGCCACATTCAGCCTGTGTGCGTTGAGCATTGACCGGTTCCACGCAGTGACCAGCCCCCAGCCTCAGGCACCGCGGGTGGAGCCCTGCCAGTCCATCCTGGCCAAGCTGTCTGTGGTCTGGATCGGCTCCATGGTCCTGGCTGCTCCAGAGCTGCTGCTGTGGCAGCTCACCCAGGAGGTCTCCGTCCAGCCAGGGGGCTACGTGGTGGACCTGTGTGTCCGGCGGCCCTCCCTGAGCCTGCCTGAGTCGGTCTACTCCCTGGTGCTGACCTACCACGAGGCCCGCATGTGGTGGTACTTCGGCTGCTACTTCTGCCTGCCGCTCCTCTTCACCCTCGCCTGCCAGCTGGTGACGAGACACGTTGTCGCTGAGGAGGCACGGACCAAACAGGTGAGCAGCACAGTAGTACGAGGAAAAAGAATAcgcccttcctcctcttcctctttgtcatcgtcctcctcctcttccaagaAGCAGCAGCTGAAGAGAGACCGTAGGTGTAGTTCTACAGTCGTGGCGATGGCCATCGTTTATGCCGTGTGTAACCTCCCCGAGAACGTCTGTAACATTGCCCTGGCCTACATCGCCAACCCCGTCTCCACAACGACTGAGGCCCTGCTGGCTCTGATTGGCCAGTTCCTGTTGTTTGTCCGTTGCTCGGCAACGCCGgtgttgttcctgtgtctgtgtcgttcTCTGGGCCAAGCCTTCATGgactgttgctgttgttgctgtgagGAATGTCTACCCAATGGagcctcttcatcatcatcatcctccacTACCACCACCGCAGTCTCcacctacccctcctctctctcaaccccgtcatcactctctccatccaccaCCAAAGAGGAGAAGCTGCATATTGTGTCTGGAACCATACCAGCCATCTTCTATGACAAGGCCAAAGACAGCTCCTCTCTCATGGCCATCGGAACACCCTGCTGAGTCCCTCTCCTTGCCTTCTCCCT encodes:
- the LOC139536118 gene encoding G-protein coupled receptor 37-like 1 — its product is MTPLFALLLLFLCAAEPRHVVPGYTVLRTQESDGDAGALTTGTGESDSKLNLNQIGGDMGYIEPLMHEPDANQKRIPRGAKDGSSRKQDQQSPHSYQHPRPHEPDGYFTTPKGPHLANSTPDRHGRSRRNSSKGSVLFHNPLYPVTDSSYGAYAVMLLALILFAMGIVGNLALMCIVWHNYYLKSAWNCILASLAFWDFLVLFFCLPVVVFNELTKRRLLGDLSCRIVPYMEVTSLGVATFSLCALSIDRFHAVTSPQPQAPRVEPCQSILAKLSVVWIGSMVLAAPELLLWQLTQEVSVQPGGYVVDLCVRRPSLSLPESVYSLVLTYHEARMWWYFGCYFCLPLLFTLACQLVTRHVVAEEARTKQVSSTVVRGKRIRPSSSSSLSSSSSSSKKQQLKRDRRCSSTVVAMAIVYAVCNLPENVCNIALAYIANPVSTTTEALLALIGQFLLFVRCSATPVLFLCLCRSLGQAFMDCCCCCCEECLPNGASSSSSSSTTTTAVSTYPSSLSTPSSLSPSTTKEEKLHIVSGTIPAIFYDKAKDSSSLMAIGTPC